The Ictalurus furcatus strain D&B chromosome 5, Billie_1.0, whole genome shotgun sequence genome includes a region encoding these proteins:
- the LOC128607789 gene encoding phospholipid phosphatase 1 isoform X1 translates to MFETQRYFFLLLDVTCVVLAGLPFAVLNLQHNPFKRGFFCSDDTIKYPYKEDTISYQLLMGIMIPFTLFVITGGECISIYLRSRSSLINDYVACIYKAVGSFIFGAAINQSLTDIAKYTIGRLRPHFLSICKPNWSLVDCKSGYIQNFTCTGDKTLVNEGRLSFFSGHSSFSMYCMLFVALYLQLRMKAEWARLIRPTIQFFLISASVYVGLSRVSDYKHHWSDVLTGFIQGAIVAVFIVSILQVICVSDFFKTQLKRDKEEISHTTLQETTNDMNHYGSTE, encoded by the exons atgttcGAGACACAAAGGTACTTCTTCCTTCTCCTGGATGTCACCTGCGTTGTCCTTG CTGGACTTCCATTTGCAGTATTAAATTTACAACACAACCCATTCAAAAGAggatttttttgcagtgatgaCACAATCAAGTACCCGTACAAAGAAGATACTATATCTTATCAGCTGCTAATGGGAATAATGATTCCATTCACATTATTTGTA ATCACTGGTGGAGAGTGTATTTCTATATATCTCAGATCCAGATCCTCCTTAATCAATGACTATGTAGCCTGCATCTACAAAGCTGTTGGGTCATTTATTTTTGGAGCAGCAATAAATCAGTCCCTGACTGACATTGCAAAGTACACCATTGGTCGGCTGAGGCCACATTTCCTGAGCATATGCAAGCCCAACTGGAGCCTTGTGGATTGTAAATCAGGTTACATTCAGAATTTCACATGTACAGGAGACAAGACATTGGTCAATGAAGGCAG gctttcatttttttctggaCATTCTTCCTTTTCAATGTATTGTATGCTGTTTGTTGCA CTGTACCTGCAACTGAGAATGAAAGCAGAATGGGCCCGGTTGATAAGGCCGACTATCCAGTTCTTCTTAATTTCAGCATCTGTGTATGTGGGTCTGTCACGAGTCTCAGACTACAAACATCACTGGAGTGATGTTCTCACTGGATTCATACAGGGAGCCATTGTGGCAGTATTTATCGTGAGTATTTTGCAG GTGATCTGCGTGTCAGATTTCTTTAAAACCCAGCTCAAAAGGGACAAAGAGGAAATCTCACACACCACCCTGCAGGAGACCACGAATGATATGAACCACTATGGGAGCACTGAGTGA
- the LOC128607789 gene encoding phospholipid phosphatase 1 isoform X3, translating into MGIMIPFTLFVITGGECISIYLRSRSSLINDYVACIYKAVGSFIFGAAINQSLTDIAKYTIGRLRPHFLSICKPNWSLVDCKSGYIQNFTCTGDKTLVNEGRLSFFSGHSSFSMYCMLFVALYLQLRMKAEWARLIRPTIQFFLISASVYVGLSRVSDYKHHWSDVLTGFIQGAIVAVFIVSILQVICVSDFFKTQLKRDKEEISHTTLQETTNDMNHYGSTE; encoded by the exons ATGGGAATAATGATTCCATTCACATTATTTGTA ATCACTGGTGGAGAGTGTATTTCTATATATCTCAGATCCAGATCCTCCTTAATCAATGACTATGTAGCCTGCATCTACAAAGCTGTTGGGTCATTTATTTTTGGAGCAGCAATAAATCAGTCCCTGACTGACATTGCAAAGTACACCATTGGTCGGCTGAGGCCACATTTCCTGAGCATATGCAAGCCCAACTGGAGCCTTGTGGATTGTAAATCAGGTTACATTCAGAATTTCACATGTACAGGAGACAAGACATTGGTCAATGAAGGCAG gctttcatttttttctggaCATTCTTCCTTTTCAATGTATTGTATGCTGTTTGTTGCA CTGTACCTGCAACTGAGAATGAAAGCAGAATGGGCCCGGTTGATAAGGCCGACTATCCAGTTCTTCTTAATTTCAGCATCTGTGTATGTGGGTCTGTCACGAGTCTCAGACTACAAACATCACTGGAGTGATGTTCTCACTGGATTCATACAGGGAGCCATTGTGGCAGTATTTATCGTGAGTATTTTGCAG GTGATCTGCGTGTCAGATTTCTTTAAAACCCAGCTCAAAAGGGACAAAGAGGAAATCTCACACACCACCCTGCAGGAGACCACGAATGATATGAACCACTATGGGAGCACTGAGTGA
- the LOC128607789 gene encoding phospholipid phosphatase 1 isoform X2 has product MFETQRYFFLLLDVTCVVLAGLPFAVLNLQHNPFKRGFFCSDDTIKYPYKEDTISYQLLMGIMIPFTLFVITGGECISIYLRSRSSLINDYVACIYKAVGSFIFGAAINQSLTDIAKYTIGRLRPHFLSICKPNWSLVDCKSGYIQNFTCTGDKTLVNEGRLSFFSGHSSFSMYCMLFVALYLQLRMKAEWARLIRPTIQFFLISASVYVGLSRVSDYKHHWSDVLTGFIQGAIVAVFIVICVSDFFKTQLKRDKEEISHTTLQETTNDMNHYGSTE; this is encoded by the exons atgttcGAGACACAAAGGTACTTCTTCCTTCTCCTGGATGTCACCTGCGTTGTCCTTG CTGGACTTCCATTTGCAGTATTAAATTTACAACACAACCCATTCAAAAGAggatttttttgcagtgatgaCACAATCAAGTACCCGTACAAAGAAGATACTATATCTTATCAGCTGCTAATGGGAATAATGATTCCATTCACATTATTTGTA ATCACTGGTGGAGAGTGTATTTCTATATATCTCAGATCCAGATCCTCCTTAATCAATGACTATGTAGCCTGCATCTACAAAGCTGTTGGGTCATTTATTTTTGGAGCAGCAATAAATCAGTCCCTGACTGACATTGCAAAGTACACCATTGGTCGGCTGAGGCCACATTTCCTGAGCATATGCAAGCCCAACTGGAGCCTTGTGGATTGTAAATCAGGTTACATTCAGAATTTCACATGTACAGGAGACAAGACATTGGTCAATGAAGGCAG gctttcatttttttctggaCATTCTTCCTTTTCAATGTATTGTATGCTGTTTGTTGCA CTGTACCTGCAACTGAGAATGAAAGCAGAATGGGCCCGGTTGATAAGGCCGACTATCCAGTTCTTCTTAATTTCAGCATCTGTGTATGTGGGTCTGTCACGAGTCTCAGACTACAAACATCACTGGAGTGATGTTCTCACTGGATTCATACAGGGAGCCATTGTGGCAGTATTTATC GTGATCTGCGTGTCAGATTTCTTTAAAACCCAGCTCAAAAGGGACAAAGAGGAAATCTCACACACCACCCTGCAGGAGACCACGAATGATATGAACCACTATGGGAGCACTGAGTGA